The proteins below are encoded in one region of Elgaria multicarinata webbii isolate HBS135686 ecotype San Diego chromosome 8, rElgMul1.1.pri, whole genome shotgun sequence:
- the APOD gene encoding apolipoprotein D, translated as MSGSWRALPFLLGLLSLTQGQTFHAGKCPDPPVQEAFDVTKYMGKWYEIEKLPAYFEKGNCIQANYALKENGRVKVVNKELLLDGTVNQIEGEAFPADYNDPAKLQVKFNWLMPASPYWVISTDYENYTLVYSCTNFLRLFHVDFAWIMSRTRQLHPETVDHLKNILRSYKINTARMRPTDQMNCPPDM; from the exons ATGTCGGGCAGCTGGAGGGCGCTGCCTTTCCTCCTGGGCCTCCTCAGCCTGACCCAGGGGCAGACCTTCCACGCGGGGAAGTGCCCAGACCCGCCGGTCCAGGAGGCCTTTGATGTCACCAAG tATATGGGGAAATGGTACGAGATTGAGAAGCTGCCAGCCTATTTTGAGAAAGGCAACTGCATCCAAGCAAATTATGCGCTGAAAGAAAATGGAAGAGTTAAAGTGGTGAACAAAGAGCTTCT CTTGGACGGCACCGTTAACCAAATTGAGGGAGAAGCCTTCCCAGCGGACTACAATGATCCAGCCAAGTTGCAAGTCAAGTTTAATTGGT TAATGCCTGCGTCCCCATACTGGGTCATCTCCACTGACTATGAGAACTACACACTGGTGTACTCCTGCACTAATTTCCTCCGGCTCTTCCACGTGGACTTTGCCTGGATTATGTCCAGAACTCGCCAGTTGCACCCAGAGACGGTGGACCACCTGAAGAACATCCTCCGGTCCTACAAGATCAACACTGCTCGCATGAGGCCCACGGACCAGATGAACTGCCCTCCTGACATGTAG